A single window of Archangium gephyra DNA harbors:
- a CDS encoding acyl carrier protein, with protein MHRQEILDHVRNIILATNNGLFPDDVSEFASMTYDLGMDSFHLESMISRLKDEVADIEFTPWYIKASRRGHDTVGSLVDFIDERLVRSVPAELPEGRATHLSNAGPAELDVEVA; from the coding sequence ATGCACCGGCAGGAGATTCTCGATCACGTCCGCAACATCATCCTGGCCACCAACAATGGCCTGTTCCCGGACGACGTGAGCGAGTTCGCCTCGATGACGTATGATCTGGGCATGGATTCCTTCCATCTCGAGTCGATGATCTCCCGGCTCAAGGACGAAGTGGCCGACATCGAGTTCACCCCCTGGTACATCAAGGCGTCGCGCCGCGGGCACGACACCGTGGGCAGCCTGGTGGACTTCATCGATGAGCGGCTGGTGCGCTCCGTCCCCGCCGAGCTGCCCGAGGGCCGCGCCACGCACCTCTCCAACGCCGGGCCAGCTGAGCTCGACGTGGAGGTTGCATGA
- a CDS encoding SDR family oxidoreductase, giving the protein MNKVIVLGATSAIAQSTVQLLAARGASLYLVGRNPERLEAVATEARAKGAPRVHTEALDLDDLAQHEALVERAATALGGLDGALLAHGILGNQEAAQRSYAEAEKVLRTNFLSAVSLLTPLANRFEAQKAGTLVVISSVAGDRGRQSNYVYGASKGALSVFLQGLRNRLARSGVAVVTVKPGFVDTPMTADMKKNALFATPDKVARGIVRAADARKDEVYLPGFWGPIMFAIRGIPERVFKRMKL; this is encoded by the coding sequence ATGAACAAGGTCATCGTCCTCGGCGCCACGAGCGCCATTGCGCAGTCCACGGTGCAGCTGCTGGCGGCCCGGGGCGCGTCGCTCTACCTGGTGGGCCGCAACCCCGAGCGGCTGGAGGCCGTCGCCACCGAGGCGCGCGCGAAGGGCGCCCCCCGCGTGCACACCGAGGCCCTGGACCTGGACGACCTCGCCCAGCACGAGGCGCTGGTGGAGCGCGCGGCCACGGCGCTCGGAGGCCTGGATGGGGCGCTGCTCGCCCACGGGATTCTCGGCAACCAGGAGGCCGCGCAGCGCTCGTACGCGGAGGCCGAGAAGGTGCTGCGCACCAACTTCCTGAGCGCGGTGTCGCTGCTGACGCCGCTGGCCAACCGCTTCGAGGCCCAGAAGGCGGGCACGCTGGTGGTCATCTCCTCGGTGGCGGGAGACCGGGGGCGGCAGAGCAACTACGTGTACGGCGCCTCCAAGGGCGCGCTGAGCGTGTTCCTCCAGGGGCTGCGCAACCGGCTGGCGCGCTCGGGCGTGGCGGTGGTGACGGTGAAGCCGGGCTTCGTGGACACGCCCATGACGGCGGACATGAAGAAGAACGCCCTCTTCGCCACCCCGGACAAGGTGGCCCGGGGCATCGTCCGGGCGGCCGACGCGCGCAAGGACGAGGTGTACCTGCCCGGCTTCTGGGGCCCCATCATGTTCGCCATCCGCGGCATCCCCGAGCGTGTCTTCAAGCGCATGAAGCTGTGA
- a CDS encoding type III polyketide synthase: MSRAAPLRPTLLSIASATPPLSLTQEEMYEGLLKHWYKDLPNAERMIKNTGVRRRHFAWDPREELKDGNKGLSERVRVFERVGLEITSQSVEKALGTLDRSKVGAFTMTTNSGYSGPGLDLFTAKKLGLKSNIRRTFVGHMGCFAAFPVLRTAMDSISARPDEYVIANASEYSSLQFRNDADSEQAVIMGLFGDAACSLVMGSAPEGEGVQFLRSHTEQLYETNELMGWHMYTDGFKMTLSPYVPFVLAEHIDAFLEKLLGPEKLGKADIKHWLIHPGGPKILEAIARQLKLDKSAMRASWHVLSEYGNCGCVTALLVLEEALKTDKPQRGEYGVMMGFGPGLTVEGMLVRF; this comes from the coding sequence ATGAGTCGGGCAGCACCCCTGCGCCCCACCCTGCTGTCCATTGCCTCGGCCACGCCCCCGCTCTCCCTCACGCAAGAGGAGATGTACGAGGGGCTGCTCAAGCACTGGTACAAGGATCTGCCCAACGCCGAGCGGATGATCAAGAACACGGGCGTGCGCCGGCGCCACTTCGCGTGGGATCCGCGCGAGGAGCTCAAGGACGGCAACAAGGGCCTGAGCGAGCGCGTGCGCGTCTTCGAGCGCGTGGGCCTGGAGATCACCAGCCAGTCCGTGGAGAAGGCCCTGGGCACCCTGGACCGCTCCAAGGTGGGCGCCTTCACCATGACGACCAACTCGGGCTACTCGGGCCCGGGCCTGGATCTGTTCACCGCGAAGAAGCTGGGGCTCAAGTCGAACATCCGCCGCACCTTCGTGGGCCACATGGGCTGCTTCGCGGCCTTCCCGGTGCTGCGCACGGCCATGGACAGCATCAGCGCGCGCCCGGACGAGTACGTCATCGCCAACGCCTCCGAGTACAGCTCGCTGCAGTTCCGCAATGACGCGGACTCGGAGCAGGCCGTCATCATGGGCCTGTTCGGAGACGCGGCGTGCTCGCTGGTGATGGGCAGCGCCCCGGAGGGCGAGGGCGTCCAGTTCCTCCGCTCGCACACGGAGCAGCTCTACGAGACGAACGAGCTGATGGGCTGGCACATGTACACCGACGGGTTCAAGATGACCCTGTCGCCGTACGTGCCCTTCGTGCTGGCCGAGCACATCGACGCCTTCCTGGAGAAGCTGCTGGGCCCGGAGAAGCTGGGCAAGGCGGACATCAAGCACTGGCTCATCCACCCGGGCGGGCCCAAGATCCTCGAGGCCATTGCCCGGCAGCTCAAGCTGGACAAGTCGGCCATGCGCGCCAGCTGGCACGTGCTGAGCGAGTACGGCAACTGCGGCTGCGTCACGGCGCTGCTGGTGCTGGAAGAGGCGTTGAAGACGGACAAGCCCCAGCGCGGCGAGTACGGCGTGATGATGGGTTTCGGCCCCGGCCTCACCGTCGAGGGCATGCTGGTCCGTTTCTGA
- a CDS encoding fatty acyl-AMP ligase, giving the protein MSQEPLRRQTGSVQLGPGVGRHPSREIAQRGPTRAHVAPVRTLAEAVAHWARTRPSQPLFYFADLEEKLTVLTAGDLHHNALRIAAHLHARGVRQGDKVVLSFDTSPEFLESFFACGLVGATPCLIELPSSKVSVRAWGERLRVKLRLLEARAMLIDPDFADLAHEALLEPAAEPGHPAPFVATVKELAGEAPSFEPPTANADDTAFIQFTSGTTDAPKGVQISHRALFANCAAMGEISQWNSDDLMVCWLPLFHDMGLVASTLASFVHGIPTALLPPFGFLLKPARWLWAIHYFRATSSFAPNFAYQLCVKRIKDAELEGLDLSAWERAYNAAEFIHADTVRHFTERFQPHGFEPDTWRPAYGMAEMVVGISIRDRNDPLRMETISRSALASKRQAVPVHESGPDALTVLSVGRVLRGIDLRIVDDEGRELGERQEGEILLRGTSLFGGYFKNPEATGAVLREGWLHTGDLGYLAEGQLFICGRSKDLIIKAGENHHPYTMESAAAQVTGVRAGCVAAVGVNNLQTGTEDIVLVCETTETKHDVLRQQCKHVEEMVYQGSGVRPNRVIPVAPHTLPKTTSGKIKRAYIRQNIEAFENLSLLVTPPARQSIVH; this is encoded by the coding sequence ATGAGCCAGGAACCTCTGCGCCGCCAGACGGGGTCCGTGCAACTGGGCCCCGGGGTGGGGCGCCACCCCAGCCGTGAGATCGCCCAGCGGGGGCCCACCCGCGCCCACGTCGCGCCGGTGCGGACACTCGCCGAGGCCGTGGCGCACTGGGCGCGCACCCGTCCCTCGCAGCCGCTCTTCTACTTCGCGGACCTGGAGGAGAAGCTCACCGTCCTCACCGCGGGGGACCTGCACCACAACGCGCTGCGCATCGCCGCCCACCTGCACGCGCGCGGCGTGCGCCAGGGCGACAAGGTGGTGCTCTCCTTCGACACCAGCCCCGAGTTCCTCGAGAGCTTCTTCGCCTGCGGCCTGGTGGGCGCCACCCCCTGCCTCATCGAGCTGCCCTCCTCGAAGGTGTCCGTGCGCGCCTGGGGCGAGCGGCTGAGGGTGAAGCTGCGCCTGCTGGAAGCGCGGGCCATGCTCATCGACCCGGACTTCGCGGACCTGGCGCACGAGGCCCTGCTGGAGCCGGCGGCCGAGCCGGGCCACCCCGCCCCCTTCGTGGCCACCGTGAAGGAGCTGGCCGGCGAGGCCCCCTCCTTCGAGCCCCCCACCGCCAACGCCGACGACACCGCCTTCATCCAGTTCACCTCGGGCACCACGGACGCTCCCAAGGGCGTTCAAATCTCCCACCGCGCGCTGTTCGCCAACTGCGCGGCCATGGGGGAGATCAGCCAGTGGAACTCGGATGACCTGATGGTGTGCTGGCTGCCGCTGTTCCACGACATGGGACTGGTGGCCTCCACGCTGGCCTCCTTCGTCCACGGGATTCCCACGGCGCTGCTGCCGCCCTTCGGCTTCCTGCTCAAGCCGGCGCGCTGGCTGTGGGCCATCCACTACTTCCGCGCCACCTCGTCCTTCGCGCCCAACTTCGCCTACCAGCTGTGCGTCAAGCGCATCAAGGACGCGGAGCTCGAGGGCCTGGACCTGAGCGCGTGGGAGCGGGCCTACAACGCCGCCGAGTTCATCCACGCCGACACCGTGCGCCACTTCACCGAGCGCTTCCAGCCCCACGGCTTCGAGCCGGACACCTGGCGGCCCGCCTACGGCATGGCGGAGATGGTGGTGGGCATCTCCATCCGCGACCGGAATGATCCCTTGCGCATGGAGACCATCTCCCGCTCGGCGCTGGCCTCGAAGCGGCAGGCCGTGCCCGTGCACGAGAGCGGCCCGGACGCGCTCACCGTGCTCAGCGTGGGCCGGGTGCTGCGCGGCATCGATCTCCGCATCGTCGACGACGAGGGCCGCGAGCTGGGCGAGCGCCAGGAAGGCGAGATCCTCCTGCGCGGCACCTCGCTCTTCGGTGGCTACTTCAAGAACCCGGAGGCCACCGGCGCCGTGCTGCGCGAGGGCTGGCTGCACACCGGGGACCTGGGTTACCTCGCCGAGGGCCAGCTCTTCATCTGCGGGCGCAGCAAGGATCTCATCATCAAGGCCGGCGAGAACCACCACCCGTACACCATGGAGAGCGCCGCCGCCCAGGTGACCGGGGTGCGTGCCGGCTGCGTGGCCGCCGTGGGCGTCAACAACCTCCAGACGGGCACCGAGGACATCGTCCTCGTGTGCGAGACCACCGAGACCAAGCACGACGTGCTGCGCCAGCAGTGCAAGCACGTGGAGGAGATGGTCTACCAGGGCTCCGGCGTGCGCCCCAACCGCGTCATCCCCGTGGCCCCCCACACCCTCCCCAAGACGACCAGCGGTAAAATCAAACGCGCCTACATCCGGCAGAACATCGAGGCCTTCGAGAACCTCTCCCTGCTGGTGACGCCTCCCGCCCGTCAGTCCATCGTCCACTGA
- a CDS encoding methyl-accepting chemotaxis protein — translation MAFFKSSSNSSLPSRIDALMRACALPLAPFVAYLLGMVLGLEGDQVSRALLWLLPPTLLLFAVLCPLIIIHYFVGTALRVNPGERPGLRLVRILKLPWRLAFYNLVGTYAAGAAFFSTGVCLWFGKDLKLAVWGGAVGLAVGVLLAFPAGIVIERWVQPLALEEQQRHPHLRVLSGGFFWVRQSWFLPYAFAVCVLSLIVLGGVAVAVQSNNVQRRYIEDLQAAGQHQAALMMEGMSSSLLEELSVPVAVLALLLLTIPTVSAWMLARRQERGSLSVLEAIEGLSVGKVRPPQWVSTDEIGDLAFGLNSIVLQLSALPRTLQQSANQLVEAGATLRNANDAQRRALTTQATAIQETNVTAQEIKQTSDLTAQRAQAVLNVVRHAEELSRAGTLAIEQTIAGFSAIRDSVFAIRGKMERLQSSAVQIGEITQTVKDLADQSNMLALNAAIEAVRSGEHGKGFTVVAREIRNLADQSIRSTTRISNILDEVGNAIGDAVAMTDVSAAQVEGGLGKVQTSGDSLRQLSLMVNESSSAVTQITVAVSQQNAGFAQIFNAIADLSRSMDQAMERLESTQEAAQTLQKVSAQVSQVAGQYHVE, via the coding sequence ATGGCGTTCTTCAAATCGTCGAGCAACAGCTCCCTGCCCAGCCGCATCGACGCGCTCATGCGGGCCTGCGCGCTGCCCCTGGCGCCCTTCGTGGCCTACCTGCTGGGCATGGTGCTCGGGCTCGAGGGCGATCAGGTCTCGCGCGCGCTCCTCTGGCTGCTGCCGCCCACGCTGCTCCTCTTCGCCGTCCTCTGCCCGCTGATCATCATCCACTACTTCGTGGGCACCGCGCTGCGCGTCAACCCCGGGGAGCGGCCCGGTCTGCGGCTGGTGCGCATCCTCAAGCTGCCCTGGCGCCTGGCCTTCTACAACCTGGTGGGCACCTACGCCGCCGGCGCCGCCTTCTTCAGCACCGGCGTCTGTCTGTGGTTCGGCAAGGATCTCAAGCTGGCCGTGTGGGGGGGCGCCGTCGGGCTCGCCGTCGGCGTGCTGCTGGCCTTCCCCGCCGGCATCGTCATCGAGCGCTGGGTGCAGCCGCTGGCCCTCGAGGAGCAGCAGCGCCACCCCCACCTGCGCGTCCTCAGCGGTGGCTTCTTCTGGGTGCGCCAGTCCTGGTTCCTGCCCTACGCCTTCGCCGTCTGCGTGCTCTCGCTCATCGTCCTGGGCGGCGTGGCGGTGGCCGTGCAGTCCAACAACGTGCAGCGCCGCTACATCGAGGATCTCCAGGCCGCCGGCCAGCACCAGGCCGCCCTGATGATGGAGGGCATGTCCTCCTCGCTCCTCGAGGAGCTGAGCGTTCCCGTCGCGGTGCTCGCCCTGCTGCTGCTCACCATCCCCACCGTCTCCGCGTGGATGCTGGCGCGCCGCCAGGAGCGCGGCTCGCTCTCCGTGCTGGAGGCCATCGAGGGCCTCTCCGTGGGCAAGGTGCGCCCGCCCCAGTGGGTCTCCACCGATGAGATTGGAGACCTGGCCTTCGGCCTCAACTCCATCGTCCTGCAGCTGAGCGCCCTGCCCCGCACGCTCCAGCAGTCCGCCAACCAGCTCGTGGAAGCCGGCGCCACCCTGCGCAACGCCAACGACGCCCAGCGCCGCGCCCTCACCACCCAGGCCACCGCCATCCAGGAGACCAACGTCACCGCCCAGGAGATCAAACAGACCTCCGATCTCACCGCCCAGCGCGCCCAGGCGGTGCTCAACGTGGTGCGCCACGCCGAGGAGCTCAGCCGCGCCGGCACCCTCGCCATCGAGCAGACCATCGCCGGCTTCAGCGCCATCCGCGACTCGGTGTTCGCCATCCGCGGCAAGATGGAGCGCCTGCAGTCCAGCGCCGTGCAGATCGGGGAGATCACCCAGACGGTGAAGGACCTCGCCGACCAGTCCAACATGCTCGCCCTCAACGCCGCCATCGAGGCCGTCCGCTCCGGCGAGCACGGCAAGGGCTTCACCGTGGTGGCCCGGGAGATCCGCAACCTCGCCGACCAGTCCATCCGCTCCACCACCCGCATCAGCAACATCCTCGATGAGGTGGGCAACGCCATCGGCGACGCCGTGGCCATGACGGACGTGAGCGCCGCCCAGGTCGAGGGTGGCCTCGGCAAGGTGCAGACCTCCGGCGACAGCCTCCGCCAGCTCTCCCTCATGGTGAACGAGAGCTCCTCGGCCGTGACTCAAATCACCGTCGCCGTGAGCCAGCAGAACGCCGGCTTCGCTCAAATCTTCAACGCCATCGCCGACCTGTCGCGCAGCATGGACCAGGCCATGGAGCGCCTGGAGTCCACCCAGGAGGCCGCGCAGACCCTCCAGAAGGTCTCCGCCCAGGTCAGCCAGGTCGCCGGCCAGTACCACGTCGAATAG